In the Styela clava chromosome 8, kaStyClav1.hap1.2, whole genome shotgun sequence genome, one interval contains:
- the LOC120346212 gene encoding uncharacterized protein LOC120346212 yields the protein MKCFTLFSVLLLLATGKCQKPTYYIESDDKPPRRFEAIRRTVIRLTNKGDKFFVHPGLTKEDDTFSFESVKTPGEYLGVTKRQRLAMFEFDDNPTSKQKKSATFKANPENKNPHKEYVNFESIMSRGTYVGNFGDRLLLVHEWWLGNEKVTTSFILKRADGEDEEPPTKIPIDWSQCSRSCGGGTRSATDPNCDKTDLKNCHKIFEECNTDPCSEISTCPTQYNFRYMDKTSCCKKSGAESCGANGQDITPRIIGGYKAESNRWPWMTLVDVEERNGVYSCGGTLISREWVVTAGHCLRNSDGSNMLLTFGTNNIKNQSPDTQKSGVQKVILHPAYEFPKNDLVLLQLKKPITITLAVAPLCLPRGEKLEVDAKCYAVGWGVASVENIRMRMGSDELMEVGLKNLPMGFCHEKYKGTGYEQYLTKETLCGGLIKGKADTCLGDSGGPLMCQRCSSCSWYLAGVTSFGPEDCGQNIAPGVFTNVVEYENWIESHIKSGNDTTTFAKCKL from the exons AACCAACTTACTACATCGAATCAGATGACAAACCACCTAGAAGATTTGAAGCGATTAGACGAACAGTAATCAGATTAACAAACAAAGGAGACAAATTTTTTGTTCATCCCGGCCTGACGAAAGAGGATGATACGTTTTCGTTTGAATCTGTAAAAACGCCCGGAGAATATCTTGGTGTGACAAAAAGACAAAGATTGGCCATGTTCGAATTTGATGACAATCCAACATCTAAACAAAAGAAGTCTGCTACATTCAAGGCAAACCCCGAAAACAAAAATCCGCACAAG GAATACGTCAATTTTGAATCAATTATGAGTCGTGGGACATACGTCGGTAATTTCGGAGATCGACTACTCTTAGTTCACGAATGGTGGCTGGGCAACGAAAAAGTAACGACCAGCTTTATTCTAAAACGtg CTGATGGAGAGGATGAAGAACCGCCAACAAAAATACCAATCGATTGGTCCCAATGTTCTCGATCCTGCGGTGGAGGAACTAGATCAGCAACAGATCCTAATTGCGACAAAACTGACCTAAAGAACTGCCATAAAATTTTTGAAGAGTGCAATACTGATCCTTGTTCTGAAA TATCCACTTGTCCAACGCAATACAACTTCCGGTACATGGATAAAACGTCTTGCTGTAAAAAGTCAGGTGCAGAATCTTGTGGAGCAAATGGGCAAGATATAACCCCGAGAATTATAGGAGGTTATAAAGCAGAAAGTAATCGATGGCCGTGGATG ACTCTAGTTGATGTAGAAGAAAGAAACGGAGTGTATTCGTGTGGAGGAACATTGATCAGCAGAGAATGGGTTGTGACTGCAGGCCATTGCTTGAG AAATTCTGATGGGAGTAACATGCTACTAACTTTTGGAACGAACAACATCAAAAACCAGTCGCCCGATACACAGAAATCCGGAGTTCAAAAAGTCATTTTGCATCCGGCTTACGAGTTTCCCAAAAACGATCTGGTTCTGCTTCAG TTGAAGAAACCTATAACAATTACTCTTGCTGTTGCACCTTTGTGTCTGCCAAGAGGAGAAAAACTGGAAGTCGATGCCAAATGCTACGCAGTTGGTTGGGGAGTAG cGAGTGTAGAAAATATTAGAATGCGGATGGGCTCAGATGAATTGATGGAAGTCGGTTTGAAGAATTTACCAATGGGATTttgtcatgagaaatataaggGAACTGGTTACGAGCAATATTTAACAAAAGAAACTCTTTGCGGTGGATTGATAAAAGGGAAAGCTGATACCTGTTTG GGTGATAGTGGAGGACCTCTGATGTGTCAGAGATGTTCGTCATGTTCTTGGTATTTGGCGGGTGTTACTTCCTTTGGACCAGAAGATTGCGGTCAGAACATTGCACCAGGAGTGTTCACAAATGTAGTCGAGTACGAAAACTGGATTGAAAGTCATATTAAAAGCGGAAATGACACGACGACGTTTGCCAAGTGCAAATTGTAg